The Candidatus Zixiibacteriota bacterium genome includes a window with the following:
- the carA gene encoding glutamine-hydrolyzing carbamoyl-phosphate synthase small subunit codes for MNRRHPDAQLVLEDGRRFVGRRFGSQVDADGEVVFNTAMTGYQEILTDPSYAGQIVVMSYPQIGNYGIARADAESRKPFLSALIVKECSRICSNWRAAYTLDQYLAARGIPGLEGIDTRMFVRHLRSRGAMRGVLGSIDIPAATLIERARNLPSMAGRDLASQVSQINPYAWDESSIALSPDWQQRDLFAAATQPQFHVVVLDYGVKWNILRSLVDVGCRVSVVPARTDAEQILSAQPDGVLLSNGPGDPDPLDYAVANIRQLLGRVPIFGICLGHQLLGLACGARTYKLKFGHRGSNHPVLDTASRRVEITAHNHGFAVDADSLGSSRAAITHINLNDQTVEGLRLLDVPAFSVQYHPEAAPGPHDAHYLFLRFADLMREFRGEKSTHAPAL; via the coding sequence ATGAACCGCCGGCACCCTGACGCACAGCTTGTCCTCGAAGACGGTCGGCGTTTTGTCGGGCGGCGCTTCGGCTCACAGGTCGACGCCGACGGCGAGGTCGTCTTCAATACCGCCATGACCGGCTATCAGGAAATCCTGACCGATCCCTCCTATGCCGGGCAGATCGTCGTCATGAGCTATCCCCAGATCGGAAACTACGGCATCGCCCGTGCCGACGCCGAATCGCGCAAGCCGTTCCTGAGTGCGCTCATCGTCAAGGAGTGCAGCCGCATCTGCAGCAATTGGCGCGCCGCTTACACGCTCGATCAGTACCTGGCGGCACGCGGCATCCCCGGACTCGAAGGCATCGACACGCGCATGTTCGTCCGCCATCTGCGCTCGCGCGGCGCCATGCGCGGCGTGCTCGGCAGTATCGATATTCCCGCCGCGACGCTGATCGAACGCGCGCGCAATCTCCCGTCCATGGCCGGACGCGACCTCGCCTCTCAGGTTTCCCAGATCAATCCTTATGCCTGGGACGAAAGCTCGATTGCCCTCAGCCCCGATTGGCAACAACGCGACCTCTTTGCCGCTGCCACTCAACCGCAATTCCACGTCGTCGTGCTCGACTACGGTGTCAAGTGGAACATCCTGCGAAGTCTGGTGGACGTCGGCTGCCGCGTCTCGGTCGTGCCGGCGCGCACCGATGCTGAGCAGATTCTGTCGGCACAGCCCGACGGCGTCCTGCTTTCCAACGGCCCCGGCGATCCCGACCCGCTCGACTATGCCGTCGCCAATATCCGCCAACTGCTGGGACGCGTGCCGATCTTCGGCATCTGCCTCGGCCATCAACTGCTCGGTCTGGCCTGCGGCGCCAGGACCTACAAGCTCAAGTTCGGCCATCGCGGCAGCAATCACCCCGTCCTCGACACCGCCAGTCGCCGCGTCGAAATCACCGCGCACAACCATGGCTTCGCCGTCGACGCCGACTCGCTCGGCTCTTCGCGCGCCGCCATCACCCACATCAATCTGAATGATCAGACCGTCGAAGGTCTGCGTCTGCTGGACGTTCCCGCCTTTTCCGTGCAGTACCATCCCGAGGCCGCCCCGGGTCCGCATGATGCCCACTACCTGTTTCTGCGCTTCGCCGACCTGATGCGCGAATTTCGCGGTGAGAAATCGACCCATGCCCCGGCGCTCTGA